One region of Choristoneura fumiferana chromosome 3, NRCan_CFum_1, whole genome shotgun sequence genomic DNA includes:
- the LOC141426128 gene encoding uncharacterized protein, whose amino-acid sequence MKLKKPKADAEEASTVPAPPQAEIIEADLYKRTYFGPDVPTLELECWEEELSEYQLQAYKNADDEYKNIQAKLDDMVKDTGGQIVYNGDQFTAYQLLGKQPVLKDLERQSADIIRSRSRSLSISKEHKTGKRGRPKKNREEEKTYSPSPEREPEPRHKKKKKDKEKEKDKDKHKEKEKDKEKDNTKTKDKTLAPSNVHSVVTNVRPSEATAIGGLLTGSATKTTAIVDLTKEDSNKNVADSREVSFNKLQGKTFPSLVVVARPYLRAKDAPPPADRSALDSKVKSVLMHTPMKFTEWLIQQGMVRSEQWCVIHAGNKLKLGMYSDVSKFPYSGGYVWISECCPTRFVSVFCSSIFEGATFPPSVLLKLVYHWACQTNVQNVVQWVKVDNLYVKGLFTWLRAICTSAIHQHMNLLGGAGKKVEVGVISLGTTSHDGTQRQVKVEVLGVLDPAEKLIRLRAVEPLAEHEKNYKKRFQKILEPLVTWVHPSSVILTDLTVDKGTLVSMGFKNVHQSSSHTETPARNSNANIMEYLRRIVPRMFQNTLSLLSRQIIQQFLDELVWREKFGISPGQAFDNIVLHIAEQTKFEAKDAITVRLNKIAANPFKNWKYPSKKTKNVEEATTSAEPETGRGKRGRRKKEPTPEPPPKKKRKEKTLYVPDDDEEEIPLALRRTKIKQEREKTKEKEKEPEPTARSRRKVVRSYVDDDLDDVPLKSIKKEIRPEETVSMERYYFGQLGGEGPSEKVAIAVECPECQLELNNNCELMDHLFTHVAPAPEGAANPSAPCRYCLARFPDEEGLATHLKQEHPSDTKTPDLYTYACLICEVRFAAVLTLATHMQKTHAPLELPYNCDACDYRASSQRRLLDHFRHKHGRHHSLQCPVCLKVIQVYAEGCELSANVLLFMEHLRHHQDKELEVRCNRCVLKFVHLGQLKEHQVRDHKTVENALPLCSEEHLINKPKNKARPPVKDSSSHTMTATYEDLTLVLPDGMLCRECDTALDSDKHFLGSSSCTKCSYESSCYRAMLRHSGYCAGAHSLEDAPRDAAAELHCVCSYRTTHGHADAPAELRAQVCVPVRGARAREHRAADHAHAHAPRASDDAPPATQEQPVENVGAISDYAPPSVLNTQLSLDDLAPPSVLQTDQHDQELLKDAYDRPLATPRHEEPGYSLGDFEPLPQEPPPQPDFEQL is encoded by the exons ATGAAGTTGAAAAAGCCAAAGGCGGATGCAGAG GAGGCGAGTACGGTGCCCGCGCCGCCTCAAGCCGAGATTATTGAGGCTGATTTGTACAAGCGAACGTATTTTGGACCAGACGTACCGACTTTAGAGCTAGAATGTTGGGAGGAGGAATTGTCGGAGTACCAATTGCAGGCTTATAAAAATGCTGACGATGAATATAAGAATATTCAGGCGAAACTAGATGACATGGTGAAGGATACAGGTGGACAAATTGTTTATAATGGTGACCAGTTCACAGCATACCAGTTGCTAGGAAA GCAACCTGTACTGAAAGACTTGGAGAGACAGAGTGCTGACATCATAAGATCTAGATCGCGCTCTCTTTCCATTTCCAAGGAACACAAGACTGGCAAAAGAG GTCGTCCCAAGAAGAACCGTGAAGAGGAGAAAACCTACTCGCCGTCGCCTGAGAGGGAGCCCGAGCCCCGccacaagaagaagaagaaggacaAAGAAAAGGAGAAGGACAAGGACAAGCATAAGGAAAAGGAAAAGGACAAGGAGAAGGATAACACTAAAACCAAAGACAAGACCCTAGCGCCCTCCA ATGTACACAGCGTGGTCACCAACGTGCGTCCCTCCGAAGCGACGGCCATCGGAGGCCTGCTGACAGGCAGTGCCACCAAGACCACAGCCATTGTAGATCTGACCAAAGAAGACAGCAACAAGAATGTTGCTGACTCCAGGGAGGTGTCCTTTAATAAGTTGCAag GCAAGACGTTCCCGTCGCTAGTGGTGGTGGCGCGGCCGTACCTGCGCGCCAAagacgcgccgccgcccgcggaCCGCTCCGCGCTCGACAGCAAGGTCAAATCTGTGCTCATGCACACGCCCATGAAGTTcaccgagtggctcatacagcAGGGGATGGTCAGGTCCGAGCAGTGGTGCGTCATACACGCCGGGAACAAGCTCAAGCTGG GCATGTATTCCGACGTATCTAAATTCCCGTACTCCGGCGGCTACGTATGGATATCCGAATGCTGTCCCACGCGTTTCGTCTCCGTATTCTGCAGCTCCATATTCGAGGGCGCCACCTTCCCTCCGAGCGTGCTCCTCAAACTAGTATACCACTGGGCCTGCCAGACCAACGTCCAGAATGTAGTACAATGGGTCAAAGTTGACAATCTCTATGTGAAGGGGTTGTTCACTTGGCTGAGAGCTATTTGTACGTCGGCTATACACCAGCATATGAATCTGTTGGGCGGGGCGGGGAAGAAGGTGGAAGTTGGGGTGATATCGCTCGGGACTACCAGCCATGATGGCACGCAGAGGCAGGTCAAAGTTGAGGTGTTGGGTGTGCTCGATCCTGCTGAGAAATTG ATCCGTCTTCGCGCCGTCGAACCGTTAGCAGAGCATGAGAAAAACTACAAGAAACGCTTCCAGAAAATCCTAGAACCGCTTGTAACCTGGGTACACCCTAGCTCAGTCATCCTAACAGATCTAACTGTAGACAAGGGCACCCTAGTCTCTATGGGCTTCAAGAATGTACACCAATCGTCTTCGCACACTGAGACACCAGCTAGGAACAGCAATGCCAACATTATGGAGTACTTGAGAAGAATCGTGCCTAGAATGTTCCAGAATACTCTGTCGTTGCTGTCGCGGCAAATCATACAGCAGTTCTTGGATGAACTGGTTTGGAGAGAGAA GTTTGGCATTTCCCCCGGACAAGCATTTGACAATATCGTCCTCCACATCGCGGAGCAGACCAAGTTCGAAGCCAAGGACGCGATCACCGTACGCCTCAACAAGATAGCCGCCAACCCCTTCAAGAACTGGAAGTATCCGTCTAAG AAGACGAAGAACGTAGAAGAGGCGACGACCAGCGCGGAGCCCGAAACGGGGCGCGGCAAACGCGGCCGCCGCAAGAAGGAGCCCACGCCGGAGCCGCCGCCCAAGAAGAAACGCAAGGAAAAGACACTATACGTACCGGATGACGATGAGGAAGAG ATACCTCTAGCCCTCCGCCGTACGAAGATCAAGCAAGAACGCGAGAAGACCAAGGAGAAAGAAAAAGAGCCGGAGCCGACGGCGCGCAGCCGCCGCAAGGTCGTCCGGTCTTACGTCGACGATGACCTGGACGACGTGCCTCTCAAGAGCATCAAGAAGGAGATCCGGCCCGAGGAGACCGTGTCCATGGAGCGATATTACTTCGGACAACTCGGAGGGGAGGGACCGAGTGAGAAGGTCGCTATCGCTGTCGAG TGTCCGGAATGCCAGCTAGAACTGAACAACAACTGCGAGCTAATGGACCACTTGTTCACGCACGTGGCGCCCGCTCCGGAGGGCGCGGCGAATCCTTCGGCGCCGTGCCGCTACTGCCTCGCGCGCTTCCCGGACGAGGAGGGACTGGCGACGCATTTGAAACAGGAGCACCCTAGCGACACCAAGACGCCTGATCTTTATACTTACGCGTGTCTTATTTGTGAG GTCCGTTTCGCGGCGGTGCTAACGCTGGCCACACACATGCAAAAGACGCACGCGCCGCTGGAGCTGCCGTACAACTGCGACGCGTGCGACTACCGCGCCTCCTCGCAGCGCCGCCTGCTCGACCACTTCCGGCACAAGCACGGCCGGCATCACTCGCTGCAGTGCCCTGTCTGCCTCAAG GTGATCCAAGTGTACGCGGAGGGCTGCGAGCTGAGTGCGAACGTGCTGCTGTTCATGGAACACCTGCGGCACCATCAGGACAAGGAGCTGGAGGTGCGCTGCAACCGCTGCGTGCTCAAGTTTGTGCACCTGG GTCAATTGAAGGAGCACCAAGTTCGCGATCATAAGACGGTGGAGAACGCTCTGCCTCTATGCTCGGAAGAACATTTGATCAACAAACCGAAG AACAAGGCTCGTCCGCCGGTGAAGGATTCCTCCAGCCACACGATGACCGCGACATACGAGGACCTGACGCTCGTGCTGCCCGACGGGATGCTCTGCCGCGAGTGCGACACGGCGCTCGACAGCGACAAACACTTCCT GGGGTCGTCGTCGTGCACGAAGTGTTCGTACGAGTCGTCGTGCTACCGCGCCATGCTGCGGCACAGCGGGTACTGCGCCGGCGCACACTCGCTGGAGGACGCGCCGCGCGACGCCGCCGCTGAGCTGCACTGCGTCTGCTCGTACCGCACCAC GCACGGACATGCTGACGCACCTGCTGAGCTGCGAGCACAAGTCTGCGTACCCGTCCGAGGAGCGCGCGCGCGAGAACACCGCGCGGCCGaccacgcgcacgcgcacgcgccgcgCGCCTCCGACGACGCGCCGCCCGCCACGCAAGAACAG CCCGTGGAGAATGTGGGTGCTATATCGGACTACGCGCCGCCGTCCGTGCTCAACACTCAGCTGTCGCTTGATGACCTGGCGCCGCCTTCTGTGCTGCAGACTGATCAG CACGACCAGGAGCTGCTCAAGGACGCATACGACCGTCCGCTGGCCACGCCGCGCCACGAGGAGCCCGGCTACAGCCTCGGGGACTTCGAGCCTCTGCCACAGGAGCCCCCGCCGCAGCCCGACTTTGAACAGCTATAG
- the LOC141426890 gene encoding LOW QUALITY PROTEIN: U11/U12 small nuclear ribonucleoprotein 25 kDa protein-like (The sequence of the model RefSeq protein was modified relative to this genomic sequence to represent the inferred CDS: deleted 1 base in 1 codon): MVEDASEVEDVTSTLSHDELLEVTKSSVCTLISCDPLLSDLPTDIILEEVLAQIAVEHGQSITLYISREDEPALKVIVPQNSSIRDLKKAVARHFEIYQQRIGSKVKISWKYIWKTYDLNFDCLILDDDQSSIADYGVTNKVTLTFKKKRKKTRKFT; encoded by the exons ATGGTTGAAGATGCGAGTGAAGTCGAAGATGTGACTAGCACACTGTCTCACGACGAACTGCTTGAAGTAACGAAGTCTTCGGTTTGCACTCTGATCAGCTGCGATCCATTACTCTCAGACTTACCTACAGATATCATACTCGAAGAGGTTTTGGCTCAG ATAGCTGTGGAACATGGTCAGTCCATAACACTGTATATATCACGGGAGGATGAACCAGCTCTTAAAGTGATT GTGCCTCAAAACAGTTCAATAAGAGACCTTAAGAAAGCTGTTGCAAGACATTTTGAAATATACCAGCAGAGAATCGGAagcaaagtcaaaatatcatggAAATACATTTGGAAGACCTATGACTTGAAT TTTGACTGCTTAATACTCGACGATGACCAGAGCAGCATCGCAGACTATGGAGTGACTAACAAAGTGACCCTAACATTTAAGAAAAAGCGAAAGAAAACTAGAAAGTTCACatag